The following are encoded in a window of Littorina saxatilis isolate snail1 unplaced genomic scaffold, US_GU_Lsax_2.0 scaffold_2391, whole genome shotgun sequence genomic DNA:
- the LOC138956225 gene encoding uncharacterized protein translates to MPTVAGTYNYDVIVNPGNTRLTGPRLEIRYQILQCGSDGKYDLDETSTAYLSCFGIADDKVKWDINRDDGTNFNIGSCSWSGRMCGYNYPPYEIRRLDYSTSTLIVKQNLRNSIAGTVICGGNPNKVSPRCKVRVVYKADRLSNCMASINLTALDRKDWTVKASCDVEKMYASDGNYSCYWIVPDGNGIETQEKGSLSTESFVANTTAYVRGTCWIRNLPIPTVAGTYNYDVIVNPGNTRLTGTRLEIKCPTNKWRCGNNHCIWKDWRCDGEDHCGDGSDEQNC, encoded by the exons ATGCCCACAGTCGCAGGAACCTACAATTACGATGTGATTGTCAACCCCGGAAACACACGGTTGACAGGACCACGTCTTGAAATAC GTTATCAGATATTGCAATGTGGCAGCGATGGCAAATATGACCTGGACGAAACTAGTACGGCGTATCTGTCATGTTTTGGCATCGCAGATGACAAAGTGAAATGGGACATCAACCGCGACGATGGTACCAACTTTAACATTGGTTCTTGTTCCTGGTCCGGCCGAATGTGTGGTTATAATTATCCGCCGTACGAAATAAGGAGGTTAGACTACAGCACCAGCACACTGATCGTCAAACAAAACCTCAGAAACAGCATTGCTGGCACTGTGATCTGTGGGGGAAATCCCAACAAAGTGTCACCACGCTGTAAAGTCCGTGTCGTGT ACAAGGCCGACAGGCTGTCCAACTGCATGGCCTCAATAAACCTCACAGCCCTAGACAGGAAGGACTGGACAGTGAAAGCGTCGTGTGACGTGGAGAAGATGTACGCTTCTGATGGAAACTACAGCTGTTACTGGATTGTGCCTGATGGAAATGGg ATTGAAACGCAAGAAAAGGGATCGCTTTCCACAGAAAGTTTTGTGGCGAACACAACTGCATACGTAAGAGGAACGTGTTGGATTCGCAATCTACCGATTCCCACAGTCGCAGGAACCTACAATTACGATGTGATTGTCAACCCCGGGAACACACGGTTGACAGGAACACGTCTTGAAATAA AGTGCCCGACTAACAAGTGGCGATGCGGCAACAACCATTGTATCTGGAAAGACTGGCGCTGTGATGGGGAGGATCACTGTGGTGATGGTAGTGATGAGCAAAACTGTG